The Micromonospora sp. M71_S20 genome has a window encoding:
- the eccD gene encoding type VII secretion integral membrane protein EccD, which produces MATKTATGGLSRITIVAPRTRMDLALPSDVPLADLLPTLLRYAGEDLADEGVRHGGWSLARLGGQPLDGGRTATQLGIRDGEVLYFNPRSATAPEIVFDDVVDAVATATNQRPGAWQVGTTRSFAVLFAAAALGAGAVAALFTGPPHLPGALAALIVAVALVVAAAVLSRAAADSATGSVLGVVGLAYAGVGGLLLLAGDRPLTELAAPHVLLGATAVVLCAAVAALAVGDRLPLFFGAVAVGAVTGLGAVVSLAFDTDAPAAAAVVAAIAFGAVPALPMAAYRLARLPVPSIPTGPDDLKSDTESVDGRQVLQLSERADEFLTGLLWTVSLLVLGAQVVLALHGSLPAVLLCLVLALLSLLRARPFLGRAQRTPVLFAGTAGLGLTAAATFGNGSTAVRLGVILGGLVLAAVVSLIYGLTVAGKRISPVWGRLLDIVEIMLIIALVPLAVWVVGLYGWIVNLRP; this is translated from the coding sequence GTGGCGACGAAGACGGCGACCGGCGGCCTGAGCCGGATCACCATCGTGGCGCCCCGCACCCGGATGGACCTCGCGCTGCCGTCGGACGTACCGCTCGCCGACCTGCTGCCGACCCTGCTCCGTTACGCGGGTGAGGACCTGGCCGACGAGGGGGTGCGGCACGGCGGCTGGAGCCTGGCCCGGCTGGGCGGCCAGCCGCTGGACGGCGGCCGGACCGCCACGCAGCTCGGCATCCGCGACGGCGAGGTGCTCTACTTCAACCCCCGGTCCGCCACCGCGCCGGAGATCGTCTTCGACGACGTGGTCGACGCCGTCGCCACCGCCACCAACCAGCGCCCGGGCGCCTGGCAGGTCGGCACCACCCGTTCCTTCGCGGTGCTCTTCGCCGCCGCGGCGCTCGGCGCCGGCGCGGTGGCGGCGCTGTTCACCGGGCCGCCGCACCTGCCGGGCGCGCTGGCCGCGCTGATCGTCGCGGTCGCCCTGGTGGTCGCCGCGGCCGTGTTGTCCCGGGCCGCCGCCGACAGCGCGACCGGGTCGGTGCTGGGGGTCGTCGGCCTGGCGTACGCGGGGGTCGGCGGCCTGCTGCTGCTCGCCGGCGACCGCCCGTTGACGGAGCTGGCCGCCCCGCACGTGCTCCTCGGCGCCACGGCGGTGGTGCTCTGCGCGGCGGTGGCCGCGCTGGCCGTCGGCGACCGGCTGCCGCTCTTCTTCGGCGCGGTCGCGGTCGGCGCCGTCACCGGCCTCGGCGCGGTGGTCAGCCTGGCCTTCGACACCGACGCGCCGGCCGCCGCCGCGGTGGTGGCCGCGATCGCGTTCGGCGCGGTGCCGGCGCTGCCGATGGCGGCGTACCGGCTGGCCCGGCTGCCGGTCCCGTCCATCCCGACCGGCCCCGACGACCTCAAGAGCGACACCGAGTCGGTGGACGGCCGGCAGGTCCTGCAGCTCAGCGAGCGGGCCGACGAGTTCCTGACCGGTTTGCTCTGGACGGTGTCGCTGCTGGTGCTCGGCGCCCAGGTCGTGCTCGCGCTGCACGGCAGCCTGCCGGCGGTGCTGCTCTGCCTCGTGCTGGCCCTGCTGTCGCTGCTGCGGGCCCGGCCGTTCCTGGGCCGCGCCCAGCGCACCCCGGTGCTGTTCGCCGGCACCGCCGGGCTCGGTCTGACCGCCGCCGCCACGTTCGGCAACGGCTCCACGGCGGTACGCCTCGGCGTGATCCTGGGCGGCCTGGTGCTCGCGGCCGTGGTGAGCCTGATCTACGGGCTCACCGTGGCCGGCAAGCGGATCTCCCCGGTCTGGGGCCGGCTGCTCGACATCGTGGAGATCATGCTGATCATCGCGCTGGTCCCGCTGGCCGTCTGGGTCGTCGGCCTCTACGGCTGGATCGTCAACCTCCGCCCCTGA
- a CDS encoding WXG100 family type VII secretion target produces MSIKVDYAVLESSNQQMMAISKTIDEKLDTLRSMLSKLQWDGEDRAAYEQHQAQWDAAVRDINKILNDIGGAVGIARENYVSTEMSNAKAWN; encoded by the coding sequence ATGAGCATCAAGGTTGACTACGCGGTCCTCGAGAGCAGCAACCAGCAGATGATGGCCATCTCGAAGACCATCGACGAGAAGCTGGACACGCTGCGTTCGATGCTGTCGAAGCTCCAGTGGGACGGTGAGGACCGTGCCGCGTACGAGCAGCACCAGGCGCAGTGGGACGCCGCCGTCCGGGACATCAACAAGATCCTGAACGACATCGGTGGCGCCGTGGGCATCGCCCGCGAGAACTACGTCAGCACCGAGATGAGCAACGCCAAGGCGTGGAACTGA
- a CDS encoding S8 family serine peptidase, producing the protein MRAGKPSRPKLRLAVAALAFVVGAGSGPLVAPAPARADTVRGLQWYLDTLKIPQAHKLTRGKGVTVAVIDTGVNPNLPDLRGQVLPGKGIGSGTAADGRRDDDARKAHGSAMAGIIASRGGGAMRHLGIAPEAKILPVAMGDSFDSADLSAGIRWAADAGADVINMSVGTGTAATPDEIAAVRYALDKDVVLIASAGNRLQNDRVVTSPANIPGVIAVTGLAKNGEFFAQSATGREAVLAAPMQEIISPRSASVSSNGYGIGSGTSDAAAITSGVAALVRAKYPDLDAANVANRLIRTARDQGPAGRDSQYGFGAIDPLAALTRSVPAVDAHPLLAGAANGAAPSAGAAEPQKDDGPAVSISMKKDTGALVRGALCLLVPVALLILVIVLVRRSRRKATAARPGPPGYPPPGGPPGYPPPGYPPAGGPQAGPPGYPPPPGHPPAGGAPVGSHGNPQFGAPGYPPPGGAPGMPAPPQAGPPPGYGPTPTGGTHPYGAPPAPQAGAWQPPGAAPTAPPPPAPGGHQQ; encoded by the coding sequence ATGCGTGCGGGGAAGCCTTCGCGGCCCAAGCTCCGGCTGGCCGTCGCGGCGCTGGCGTTTGTCGTCGGCGCCGGTTCCGGTCCACTGGTCGCGCCGGCCCCGGCACGCGCCGACACGGTGCGTGGCCTCCAGTGGTACCTCGACACCCTGAAGATCCCGCAGGCCCACAAGCTCACCAGGGGCAAGGGCGTCACCGTCGCGGTCATCGACACCGGGGTCAACCCCAACCTGCCGGACCTGCGCGGTCAGGTCCTGCCGGGCAAGGGCATCGGCTCCGGGACGGCGGCCGACGGTCGCCGTGACGACGACGCCAGGAAGGCCCACGGTTCGGCGATGGCCGGGATCATCGCGTCCCGGGGCGGTGGCGCGATGCGGCACCTGGGCATCGCCCCGGAGGCGAAGATCCTGCCCGTCGCGATGGGCGACTCCTTCGACTCGGCAGACCTCTCGGCGGGCATCCGCTGGGCGGCCGACGCCGGCGCCGACGTGATTAACATGTCCGTCGGGACGGGCACGGCGGCGACCCCCGACGAGATCGCCGCCGTCCGGTACGCCCTGGACAAGGACGTCGTGCTGATCGCCTCGGCCGGCAACCGGCTGCAGAACGACCGCGTCGTCACCAGCCCCGCGAACATCCCCGGTGTCATCGCGGTGACCGGGCTGGCGAAGAACGGCGAGTTCTTCGCGCAGAGCGCCACCGGCCGGGAGGCCGTGCTCGCCGCGCCGATGCAGGAGATCATCTCTCCCCGGTCCGCGTCGGTGTCCTCCAACGGTTACGGCATCGGCAGCGGCACGAGCGACGCCGCCGCCATCACCTCCGGGGTGGCGGCGCTGGTCCGCGCGAAGTACCCGGACCTCGACGCGGCCAACGTGGCGAACCGGCTGATCCGCACCGCCCGGGACCAGGGCCCGGCCGGCCGCGACAGCCAGTACGGCTTCGGCGCGATCGACCCGCTCGCCGCGCTGACCCGCTCGGTGCCGGCGGTGGACGCGCACCCGTTGCTCGCCGGTGCCGCGAACGGCGCCGCCCCGTCCGCGGGCGCGGCGGAGCCGCAGAAGGACGACGGGCCGGCGGTGTCGATCAGCATGAAGAAGGACACCGGCGCGCTGGTCCGGGGTGCGCTCTGCCTGCTCGTGCCCGTCGCGTTGCTGATCCTCGTGATCGTGCTGGTGCGTCGGTCCCGACGGAAGGCGACCGCTGCCCGGCCCGGCCCGCCCGGGTACCCGCCACCCGGCGGCCCGCCCGGCTATCCGCCGCCGGGCTATCCACCGGCCGGCGGCCCGCAGGCCGGTCCGCCCGGTTACCCGCCGCCCCCCGGCCACCCGCCGGCCGGCGGCGCACCGGTCGGGTCGCACGGTAACCCGCAGTTCGGCGCGCCCGGATATCCGCCACCCGGCGGGGCACCGGGCATGCCCGCACCGCCCCAGGCGGGACCCCCGCCCGGGTACGGCCCGACGCCCACCGGCGGGACCCACCCGTACGGTGCGCCGCCGGCACCCCAGGCTGGTGCCTGGCAGCCGCCCGGCGCCGCGCCGACGGCACCACCCCCGCCGGCCCCCGGCGGACACCAGCAGTAA
- a CDS encoding YbaB/EbfC family nucleoid-associated protein, with protein sequence MSTSWTPGGMGGAGLEGILRQAQEQQRRLADFQRQRAELRVVGESPDGLVQVTVDGDMKVGDVQIDARAMRLDSFSLAESLQAAIDAAYDAHAERQRELLEEMLGGADLVRRAEAGKVTPEEWFQQFGVDLNDPLRRLRG encoded by the coding sequence TTGAGCACATCGTGGACGCCCGGCGGCATGGGCGGGGCCGGACTCGAGGGCATCCTGCGCCAGGCGCAGGAGCAGCAGCGCCGGCTCGCGGACTTCCAGCGGCAGCGCGCCGAGCTGCGGGTCGTCGGGGAGAGCCCGGACGGCCTGGTCCAGGTCACCGTCGACGGCGACATGAAGGTCGGCGACGTCCAGATCGACGCCCGGGCGATGCGGCTGGACAGCTTCAGCCTGGCCGAGTCGCTGCAGGCCGCCATCGACGCCGCCTACGACGCGCACGCCGAGCGGCAGCGCGAGCTGCTGGAGGAGATGCTCGGCGGCGCCGACCTGGTCCGACGGGCCGAGGCGGGCAAGGTCACCCCGGAGGAGTGGTTCCAGCAGTTCGGGGTGGATCTCAACGACCCGCTGCGCCGGCTGCGCGGCTGA
- a CDS encoding WXG100 family type VII secretion target — protein MPSWEEMCQQIVVAGRPGDVTSAALGWEQLLKNLNSVKESLETNVADLGEVWKGPAYESFKTHIKQIATDTGRVVDDAEKHNGIVQSLKTAADKLSAAQAEFPIPASCVNDVLEARNGRIVIDTGLFEMKVKPDFLGLLDPLTSLADWLNDKSDEAAKVYNQVSGEYVTIDSGTPGQTTPGTTQSPDVQTPDLGAGPGAGSVGGAPSMGGMPSTGGMPGGGMPSLSGAGVPETGTTGIGSTAHPGLTGGGYDPSGGYDPSGGYDPSTGSLADDYGSGLAGAGAPTVPALGGGGGGGVPGTSGLGGGGGLGSGGGLGGGGVIPGGGSLGRPVSPNMGPMMGGGAAGANRGGGRGAGGKLGAGGKLGAGGMAPMMGGAAGGAGRGGGRAGAAGAGAKGVGAGARGVGGMAGMGAGYGEEEAPRNTWLEEDEDVWGADGGGTPGILR, from the coding sequence ATGCCGAGCTGGGAAGAGATGTGCCAGCAGATCGTCGTCGCGGGCAGGCCGGGCGACGTCACCAGCGCCGCCCTGGGCTGGGAGCAGCTGCTGAAGAACCTGAACTCCGTCAAGGAGAGCCTGGAGACGAACGTCGCCGATCTCGGTGAGGTGTGGAAGGGCCCGGCGTACGAGTCCTTCAAGACCCACATCAAGCAGATCGCCACGGACACGGGCCGGGTCGTCGACGACGCCGAGAAACACAACGGCATCGTCCAGTCGTTGAAGACCGCCGCCGACAAGCTGAGCGCCGCGCAGGCCGAGTTCCCCATCCCCGCGAGCTGCGTCAACGACGTGCTCGAGGCGCGCAACGGCCGCATCGTGATCGACACGGGCCTCTTCGAGATGAAGGTCAAGCCCGACTTCCTGGGCCTGCTCGACCCGCTCACCTCGCTCGCCGACTGGCTCAACGACAAGTCGGACGAGGCGGCCAAGGTCTACAACCAGGTCAGCGGCGAGTACGTGACGATCGACTCGGGCACGCCCGGCCAGACCACGCCGGGCACCACCCAGTCGCCGGACGTGCAGACCCCCGACCTCGGCGCCGGCCCCGGCGCTGGCAGCGTCGGCGGCGCGCCCAGCATGGGCGGCATGCCCTCGACCGGTGGCATGCCGGGCGGTGGCATGCCGTCGCTCAGCGGGGCCGGCGTGCCCGAGACCGGGACCACCGGGATCGGCTCCACCGCGCACCCCGGCCTGACCGGTGGCGGCTACGACCCGAGCGGCGGTTACGACCCGAGCGGCGGTTACGACCCGAGCACCGGCAGCCTCGCCGACGACTACGGCAGCGGTCTGGCCGGTGCCGGCGCCCCGACGGTTCCCGCGCTCGGCGGCGGCGGTGGCGGCGGCGTGCCCGGCACCTCCGGGCTCGGCGGCGGTGGCGGCCTGGGCTCCGGTGGCGGCCTCGGCGGCGGGGGCGTCATCCCGGGCGGCGGCTCGCTCGGCCGGCCGGTGAGCCCCAACATGGGGCCGATGATGGGCGGCGGCGCGGCGGGCGCCAACCGCGGTGGCGGCCGGGGCGCTGGTGGCAAGCTCGGTGCCGGCGGCAAGCTCGGTGCGGGCGGCATGGCGCCGATGATGGGCGGCGCGGCCGGTGGGGCCGGCCGTGGCGGCGGGCGCGCGGGTGCCGCCGGTGCGGGCGCCAAGGGCGTCGGCGCGGGCGCACGGGGCGTCGGTGGCATGGCCGGCATGGGTGCCGGCTACGGCGAGGAGGAGGCCCCCCGCAACACCTGGCTGGAGGAGGACGAGGACGTCTGGGGCGCGGACGGCGGCGGTACGCCGGGCATCCTGCGCTGA
- a CDS encoding type VII secretion protein EccE, with protein sequence MTQVQAPPGRPAPQPSGVAQRPVVPADRRDRGRIGPVAVGQLVVLELCALAVWAALGGPVWLAAGVGVLSLAVVGAVFARRGGRWWYEDLLLRRRLRRRREAARSTVAAGGGTDPRLAPLAPELTVTELTDRGTRLGIGQDAQGWFAAVALQGHAGAPAGSVEASVMDRALRVLADFTGPVTRAQVVSHTLVWYPAPGAPPAAHRTVWLALRLSVRDARVETVSRGGGMPGVHRTLSAGIGRLGKALTAAGLAHRPLSRDELRAAVVSAAGLDLAPAPPAETWTGLRGGGWTQRCLVLRPRADAPFGPLVDAVTATSAPSHTLAVAVLPGGRVAPPMLRVAALDDHVEALVKAVREVARRSGAPARPVDGQHGPGVYATAPAATIVTTLHPTD encoded by the coding sequence ATGACGCAGGTTCAGGCGCCACCCGGTCGTCCGGCACCGCAGCCGTCCGGCGTCGCCCAGCGGCCGGTCGTCCCGGCCGACCGGCGCGACCGTGGTCGGATCGGGCCCGTGGCCGTGGGGCAGCTCGTGGTGCTGGAACTCTGCGCCCTGGCCGTCTGGGCGGCGCTGGGCGGGCCGGTCTGGCTCGCCGCCGGCGTCGGGGTGCTGTCGCTGGCGGTGGTGGGCGCGGTCTTCGCCCGCCGGGGTGGCCGCTGGTGGTACGAGGACCTGCTGCTGCGCCGGCGGCTGCGGCGGCGCCGGGAGGCGGCCAGGAGCACCGTGGCGGCCGGCGGCGGGACCGACCCCAGGCTGGCGCCCCTCGCCCCGGAGCTGACTGTGACCGAGCTCACGGACCGCGGCACCCGCCTCGGCATCGGGCAGGACGCGCAGGGCTGGTTCGCGGCGGTGGCGTTGCAGGGCCACGCCGGAGCTCCCGCCGGTTCGGTCGAGGCGTCGGTGATGGACCGGGCACTGCGGGTGCTCGCCGACTTCACCGGCCCGGTCACCCGCGCCCAGGTCGTCTCGCACACCCTGGTCTGGTACCCGGCGCCGGGAGCGCCGCCCGCGGCCCACCGGACGGTCTGGCTGGCGCTGCGGCTCTCCGTACGGGACGCCCGCGTCGAGACCGTCAGCCGGGGCGGGGGCATGCCCGGCGTGCACCGCACGCTCTCCGCCGGCATCGGCCGGCTGGGCAAGGCGTTGACCGCGGCCGGGCTCGCCCACCGCCCCCTCAGCCGCGACGAGCTGCGCGCGGCGGTGGTCTCCGCGGCCGGGCTGGACCTGGCGCCGGCGCCGCCGGCGGAGACCTGGACGGGACTGCGTGGCGGCGGCTGGACCCAGCGTTGCCTGGTCCTGCGGCCCCGGGCCGACGCGCCGTTCGGCCCGCTGGTGGACGCGGTGACGGCGACGTCCGCCCCCTCGCACACCCTGGCCGTCGCGGTGCTGCCGGGCGGGCGCGTCGCCCCGCCGATGCTGCGGGTGGCGGCGCTCGACGACCACGTGGAGGCGCTGGTCAAGGCGGTGCGGGAGGTGGCCCGCCGGTCCGGCGCTCCGGCCCGCCCGGTGGACGGCCAGCACGGTCCCGGCGTCTACGCCACCGCCCCGGCGGCCACCATCGTCACGACCCTGCACCCGACCGACTGA
- the eccCa gene encoding type VII secretion protein EccCa, giving the protein MSTVVFRRLPRQPGPALPRGEVLLESPPELPEPTPRGMGQLLMILPMVCGVGAMAFLYAGRGGGTMTYIAGGLFGVSMLGMALGSLSNGNNDKAELNADRRDYMRYLAQMRKRTRRAAEQQRAAMAWRHPEPDALWSIAASRRLWERRITEDDFGETRIATGPQRLAVEIVPPETKPVEDLEPMSAIALRRFVRAHSSVPDLPTALSVRAFSRVVLRGDREPVLDLTRAALGQLATFHAPDDMVVAIVAAPDRQPSWDWVKWLPHNHHSARTDAAGARRMVFASLAEAEEALAGELAGRPRFAPEAKPLTTAAHLVVVIDGGEVSAACQLMGPGLLGATVIDLSGTVPRDAGRWLLCLDVGDGSSLELVRGTSSSRLGRPDRLTEAAAEGLARQIAPYRLSQQQTTSEEPLAKSMELPDLLGVGDAAAVDVQQTWRPRSHRDRLRIPLGVGPDGNVVELDFKESAHEGMGPHGLIIGATGSGKSELLRTIVGALAVTHSSEELNFVLVDFKGGATFASLDALPHTSAVITNLADELPLVDRMKDALAGEMTRRQEVLRAAGNYVSRYDYEKARAAGEPLDPMPSLLIICDEFSELLAAKPDFIDLFVMIGRLGRSLGVHLLLASQRLEEGKLRGLDTHLSYRIGLRTFSAVESRIVLGVPDAYELPNAPGHGYLKTDTSTMLRFRAAYVSGPYRAPGQAGVSSRALVQRRIVRYGVDFVPVQNPTLPVPDAPEPEQPADGKAVAMLDVLIDRLKGRGRPAHQVWLPPLAEPPGLGELLPPLSVDPRYGLCTASWGGRGRLAAPVGIVDRPYEQRRDPMLVDLAGAGGNVVIVGASLSGKSTMLRSMLASLALTHTPREVQFFCLDFGGGALRSLDGLPHTAGVAGRRDTEAVRRTVAEVVAVLDERENRFAQHGIDSVASYRRRRAAGEFADDPFGDVFLVVDGWNTLRQEYEELEQTITTLANRGLGFGVHVVLTAVRWAEIRINMRDLLGTKLELRLGDANESEIDRRAAANVPTGSPGRGLTRDKLHFLTAISRIDGRRDIDDLTEASIALSRHVAEAWKGQPAPKVRLLPRRLPLSELARVADRSAPGLPIGVNESALAPVYLDLVNEPHLTVFGDAECGKTNLLRLIARGITERYTPAQARLVIADYRRGLLGAVEGDHLLDYAPSNQVFAQGLASIRSALSNRLPGPDVTTAQLRDRSWWKGPDLYILVDDYDLVASGGNNPLSALHELLPQARDIGLHLIVTRRVGGVARALYEPVLQRLRELDQPGLLMSGNREEGAVFGTLRPSPQPPGRGTLVRRRDGQQLIQTAWSEPA; this is encoded by the coding sequence GTGAGCACGGTGGTGTTCCGCCGGCTCCCGCGTCAGCCGGGGCCTGCGCTGCCGCGAGGCGAGGTGCTGCTGGAGTCGCCTCCGGAGCTGCCCGAGCCCACCCCGCGCGGGATGGGGCAGCTGCTGATGATCCTGCCGATGGTCTGCGGCGTGGGCGCCATGGCGTTCCTCTACGCGGGCCGGGGCGGCGGCACGATGACCTACATCGCCGGCGGCCTCTTCGGCGTCTCGATGCTGGGCATGGCGCTCGGGTCGCTGAGCAACGGCAACAACGACAAGGCCGAACTCAACGCCGACCGGCGCGACTACATGCGCTACCTGGCCCAGATGCGCAAGCGCACCCGGCGCGCCGCCGAGCAGCAGCGGGCGGCGATGGCCTGGCGGCACCCGGAGCCGGACGCGCTCTGGTCGATCGCCGCCTCCCGGCGGCTGTGGGAGCGGCGGATCACCGAGGACGACTTCGGCGAGACCCGGATCGCCACCGGTCCGCAGCGCCTGGCCGTGGAGATCGTCCCGCCGGAGACCAAGCCGGTCGAGGACCTGGAGCCGATGAGCGCCATCGCGCTGCGTCGCTTCGTCCGCGCCCACTCGAGCGTGCCGGACCTGCCGACCGCGCTCTCCGTGCGGGCGTTCAGCCGGGTGGTGCTGCGCGGCGACCGGGAGCCGGTGCTCGACCTGACGCGGGCCGCGCTCGGCCAGCTCGCCACCTTCCACGCCCCCGACGACATGGTCGTCGCGATCGTCGCCGCGCCCGACCGGCAGCCGTCCTGGGACTGGGTGAAGTGGCTGCCGCACAACCACCACAGCGCCCGCACCGACGCGGCGGGCGCCCGCCGGATGGTCTTCGCCAGCCTCGCGGAGGCCGAGGAGGCGCTCGCCGGCGAGCTGGCCGGCCGGCCCCGGTTCGCGCCGGAGGCGAAGCCGCTGACCACCGCGGCGCACCTCGTGGTGGTGATCGACGGCGGTGAGGTCTCGGCCGCCTGCCAGCTCATGGGGCCGGGGCTGCTCGGCGCGACCGTCATCGACCTCTCCGGCACCGTGCCCCGGGACGCCGGCCGCTGGCTGCTCTGCCTCGACGTGGGCGACGGCAGCTCCCTCGAACTGGTCCGCGGCACCTCCTCGTCCCGGCTCGGCCGGCCGGACCGGCTCACCGAGGCCGCCGCCGAGGGGCTGGCCCGGCAGATCGCCCCGTACCGGCTGTCGCAGCAGCAGACCACGTCGGAGGAGCCGCTGGCGAAGAGCATGGAGCTGCCGGACCTGCTCGGCGTCGGCGACGCCGCCGCGGTCGACGTGCAGCAGACCTGGCGCCCGCGCAGCCACCGCGACCGGCTGCGCATCCCGCTCGGCGTCGGGCCGGACGGCAACGTGGTCGAGCTGGACTTCAAGGAGTCCGCGCACGAGGGCATGGGCCCGCACGGCCTGATCATCGGCGCGACCGGTTCCGGCAAGAGCGAGCTGCTGCGCACGATCGTCGGCGCGCTGGCGGTGACGCACTCCTCCGAGGAGCTCAACTTCGTCCTGGTCGACTTCAAGGGCGGCGCCACCTTCGCCTCGCTGGACGCGCTGCCGCACACCAGCGCGGTGATCACCAACCTGGCCGACGAGCTGCCGCTGGTCGACCGCATGAAGGACGCGCTGGCCGGTGAGATGACCCGCCGCCAGGAGGTGCTGCGGGCCGCCGGCAACTACGTCTCCCGCTACGACTACGAGAAGGCCCGGGCGGCCGGCGAGCCGCTGGACCCGATGCCCAGCCTGCTCATCATCTGCGACGAGTTCAGCGAGCTGCTCGCCGCGAAGCCCGACTTCATCGACCTCTTCGTGATGATCGGCCGGCTGGGTCGGTCGCTCGGCGTGCACCTGCTGCTGGCCAGCCAGCGGCTGGAGGAGGGCAAGCTGCGCGGCCTGGACACCCACCTGTCGTACCGGATCGGTCTGCGTACCTTCTCGGCGGTGGAGAGCCGGATCGTGCTCGGCGTGCCGGACGCGTACGAGCTGCCCAACGCCCCCGGCCACGGCTACCTGAAGACCGACACCAGCACCATGCTGCGGTTCCGGGCCGCGTACGTGTCCGGGCCGTACCGCGCCCCGGGGCAGGCCGGCGTGTCGTCGCGGGCGCTGGTGCAGCGCCGGATCGTCCGGTACGGGGTGGACTTCGTGCCGGTGCAGAACCCGACCCTGCCGGTGCCGGACGCGCCCGAGCCGGAGCAGCCCGCCGACGGCAAGGCCGTGGCGATGCTGGACGTGCTGATCGACCGGCTGAAGGGGCGGGGCCGCCCGGCGCACCAGGTCTGGCTGCCGCCGCTGGCGGAGCCGCCGGGCCTGGGCGAGCTGCTGCCGCCGCTGAGCGTCGACCCGAGGTACGGCCTCTGCACCGCCTCGTGGGGTGGTCGCGGGCGGCTGGCCGCTCCGGTGGGCATCGTGGACCGGCCGTACGAGCAGCGCCGTGACCCGATGCTCGTGGACCTGGCCGGCGCGGGCGGCAACGTGGTGATCGTCGGCGCCTCGCTCAGCGGCAAGAGCACGATGCTGCGCTCCATGCTCGCCTCGCTCGCGCTCACCCACACCCCGCGCGAGGTGCAGTTCTTCTGCCTGGACTTCGGTGGTGGCGCGCTGCGCAGCCTGGACGGGCTGCCGCACACGGCCGGCGTGGCCGGGCGGCGGGACACCGAGGCGGTACGCCGTACGGTGGCCGAGGTGGTGGCCGTCCTGGACGAGCGGGAGAACCGGTTCGCCCAGCACGGCATCGACTCGGTGGCGAGCTACCGCCGCCGCCGGGCGGCCGGGGAGTTCGCCGACGACCCGTTCGGCGACGTCTTCCTCGTCGTCGACGGCTGGAACACGCTGCGCCAGGAGTACGAGGAGCTGGAGCAGACGATCACCACCCTGGCCAACCGTGGCCTGGGCTTCGGCGTGCACGTGGTGCTGACCGCCGTGCGGTGGGCGGAGATCCGGATCAACATGCGGGACCTGCTCGGCACGAAGCTGGAGCTGCGTCTCGGTGACGCCAACGAGTCGGAGATCGACCGGCGGGCGGCGGCGAACGTCCCGACCGGCTCGCCCGGCCGCGGCCTGACCCGCGACAAGCTGCACTTCCTGACCGCCATCTCCCGGATCGACGGCCGGCGCGACATCGACGACCTGACCGAGGCGTCCATCGCCCTGTCCCGGCACGTCGCGGAGGCCTGGAAGGGCCAGCCGGCGCCGAAGGTACGACTGCTGCCGCGCAGGCTGCCCCTCAGCGAGCTGGCCCGGGTCGCCGACCGGTCGGCGCCGGGCCTGCCGATCGGCGTCAACGAGTCGGCGCTGGCCCCGGTCTACCTCGACCTCGTCAACGAGCCGCACCTGACGGTCTTCGGCGACGCCGAGTGCGGCAAGACCAACCTGCTGCGGCTGATCGCGCGGGGCATCACGGAGCGGTACACCCCGGCGCAGGCCCGGCTGGTCATCGCCGACTACCGGCGCGGTCTGCTCGGTGCGGTCGAGGGGGACCACCTGCTCGACTACGCGCCGTCGAATCAGGTGTTCGCGCAGGGGCTCGCGTCGATCCGCAGCGCGCTGTCCAACCGGCTGCCCGGCCCGGATGTCACCACCGCGCAGTTGCGCGACCGCAGCTGGTGGAAGGGGCCGGACCTCTACATCCTGGTCGACGACTACGACCTGGTCGCCTCGGGCGGCAACAACCCGCTCAGCGCCCTGCACGAGCTGCTGCCCCAGGCCCGCGACATCGGCCTGCACCTGATCGTCACCCGGCGGGTGGGTGGCGTGGCCCGGGCGCTCTACGAGCCGGTCCTGCAACGCCTGCGCGAGCTGGACCAGCCCGGCCTGCTGATGTCCGGCAACCGGGAGGAGGGCGCGGTCTTCGGCACGCTGCGGCCGAGCCCGCAGCCGCCCGGTCGGGGCACGCTGGTGCGCCGCCGCGACGGCCAGCAGCTCATCCAGACCGCCTGGTCGGAGCCGGCCTGA
- a CDS encoding WXG100 family type VII secretion target — MAFEVEAATLHTAAGDVRSTRSEVDGELKKLWNVVDDLAIAWKGQASTGFQSLMQRWNEDTGKLLTAMDNIADLLDKSGTTHQVNDEEQQQMLDKFHSALNP; from the coding sequence ATGGCGTTCGAGGTCGAAGCAGCGACTCTGCATACCGCCGCGGGTGACGTGCGCTCCACGCGCAGCGAGGTCGACGGCGAGCTGAAGAAGCTGTGGAACGTGGTCGACGACCTGGCCATCGCCTGGAAGGGGCAGGCGTCCACCGGCTTCCAGTCGCTCATGCAGCGCTGGAACGAGGACACGGGCAAGCTGCTGACGGCGATGGACAACATCGCCGACCTGCTCGACAAGTCGGGTACGACGCACCAGGTCAACGACGAAGAGCAGCAGCAGATGCTGGACAAGTTCCACTCTGCACTCAACCCGTGA